A region of the Muricauda sp. MAR_2010_75 genome:
ACATTTCGTCATCATACGAGGCATTTAGTTTGGAGTAGTATGAGGTTAGGGCATTGTTCCAGGTTTCATGTTTTTTGAGGTATACGTATCTGTAATTGTCCTCTGGATTTATGAAGTAGCTGGCATTCAGCCCTTTTGCGTTCAATTCTTTTACAAAGCGGTTGGCACTTGATGAGCTTTCAAAAACATTGGCTATGATGTAATAACCTGAACCTATACCACCTATTTTGTAGGTTTTGTAGGATGCTTTTGATTTGCCCAGCATTGTTTTGGCCACATTCTTGTGTAGCACATTATCATCATATTTTGAATCCTGGGTATCGGCTGTGGAGCTAAATCCACCAAATCCTTGGTTTCCATCGTTTACGTTCATTACCCAAGCATCACCTTGATAGGATCCGTTCAAATTGGAATGATAGGCGTTCAGGGCCTCTTTTTTCTCCTTGTAGCCATCCAAGTACACATAATTGAGGCCATTTTTGGGATTGGTAAAGTACCCGGCATCAATACCTTGGGATTGTAACTTTTCCACAAAAGCGGTTGCATTGTCTTCATTCCTGAACACATTGGCAATTAGGTAGTGGCCACTTGTTACATTTGGAATGGCATGGGATTTAAAATGGGTCTTTGAAGTTCTTTTGGCCCGAATTGTTTTGTCTTTTTTGACACCAGAGGTGCTGGCCACTCTGCTCTTGGCACCATCGTCATTTAAACGAATGACCTTTTTAGCGGCTGTGGTGTTGGACAAACCATGGTTGGCTAAAGGCTGCTTCTTTGTTGTGACCAAATCAGCACTGTCCATATTGGCAAAGTAGACTTCTTTGGCCTTTTCTTCCAACTGTGGATCTTCACCACGGGTTTCACGGCGAACCATTTTCATGACCGTCTCAAATCTTTTCTCCAAGTCTTGTCTTCGAGTGGTTTCAATGGAATCTTGGCGCATGAGAAGTTCATCCAAAATGGCATCGTTTTCGGCCAATTTTTCTTTGAGTTCTGCGATTTCAAGATCTTTTTCTGTTATGTTGAGGCTGTCTTGGGGAACATCTTCGTTTTCCACAAGCTCTTCGCCCTCTTGTTCCAGCATTACGCGGTCTTCGGTAAGGTTGGGTGTAAAGGAGTAGGCCAAGGAAATTTCATGGCTTACCCCAAAATTTTCAAAGTTGTTGGACAAGCCTTTTTCAACGGTATATCCCAAGGATAGGTTTTTGTTCAAATTGAAACCCAAACCGGCTGAAGCTCCATAGAAGTCGTCGTATCCGGCTTGTATCCAGCCCAATTTTGGCAGATCCAGGATAAGATTTCCACCTAGAACCAGATTTTCATCCCCTACTTTTCGCACACGGGCCAGGGGCATTAGCCGAGCTTGTTCCATGATGCCCGCCCCGTTTTCAAACTGATGGGTATATTGTAGGTGACCCGAATAAGTTTTCTCAGCAAAATCGGTTACTGATTCACTGGTTTTCAGGTTGTAGTCAAAAAGGTTTTCGGCAAAACCACCAATGTCAAACTTCCCAAAGGAGAAGTTAAATCCGGGTTGAAAACTAACCAAGGAACTACTTTCCAAAGTATTCAAGAAAGGGTCGTCCTCAACGGCATTGGCCCTATCTTGGTTAAAGGCACTTTGATAATAGGAAAAGTTGGCTCCAAAGGTGAACGTACTCTCCTCGCCCAAACGTACTCCGTAGGCGTAGTTAGCGTGCACACCAAAGTTGTTAAAAAGCCCTTCACGGTTGGTAAACAAGCTTAAACCGACACCGCTCCTATCACTTACCCTACCACTATAACTCAAGAAATATACTTGGTTGTTGTCATCAAAAGATACCGATTGGTTTCTATGAAACAAATTGATATAGGACTTGTCTTCACGAACCGTTGAAAACGTTGGGTTCAATAAAAATCTATTGAACTTCAACAAGTTCTGCGAAGGAATGTTATAGGGTACAAAGGGATCTTCTTCCTGTCCGTGAACCATTGTCGCGGAGAAAAAAAGTAGCAAGAAAGATGTAAGTAATAGTATCGGTTTTTTGGTCTGCATCGCTATTTAATAACAGTTATGGTGCCCTGCTTCAGGGCTTTTCCTCCCCGTGAGATCTTGTAATAGAAGATCATACTGGGTTTGTTGAACGCCATGGTGGATTGCGGCCAATTATTTGCATACGCGGTTTGACTGAACACTTGTTCCCCTCTTTCATTAAAGATGGTAACAAGTACATTCTGGTCTCTGGAGTATGTATTTGGCAGCACCCATAGGTCATTTATTCCGTCGCCATTGGCAGTAACTACGTTGGGAATCGCGAACATATCCCTGTAGGTAACCGTGATAACGCGACTTACCGTACAGCTGCCAAAGCTGGCCACAAGCAGATATTGGCCTTCCTCTTGGAAGCCATAGGAATCTTGTGTGGCTATAAGATTATTATTTGCATCATACCATTTGTAGGAATCCGCACCGCTGGCGGTAATGGTTTCGGTTTCACCTTCTATAATAATAAGGTCCTTAGGCTTATCCAGAACAAGCAAAGACTCGTCGAATGCCCGGATGGTAACTTCATTGGAGACCATTGGGCAATCGTTGGTACGTATAACCAATTGATATACACCTATTTCATTTACGCTAAAGCTTTCTGATGAGGTGTCTATAATCTGACCGTCTTTTTTCCATTCAAAGGTTTGATCAGATAAATCTTGTGAACTTGTTAATGTGATGGCCTCGCCACCTTCACAAAGAACAGTTCCGTTGGCGGAGATGCTTAAGTTTTGGTTGGAGGTTAGCTTTACATTCAAGGTGTTGGATGTAGCGTTAAAGCCATCCAAAGTTCCGTCCAATTTGTACGCACCATTCTTTTCGTGATTGGATACCGTAATAGTCTTTGAGGTTTCATCACTTATGGTGGCACCATCCAGTTTCCATTGATAGGTAAATGCTGATTCCAGTTCTGAGGTAACATCGGTCTTTGCACCGTTATCGCTAACGGCATTAACAGCAGAAAGGCTTATGGTAGCATCGGTGTTTTCACAATCAGAATACGCTCCAATAAATTCAATCTCCAACTCAAAGGAATCAGGAGAAACAATAGTTGTGGTTTCTGAGGCTTTAGGCCCTGAAGCACAACTTCCTCCGTTGTCGGTTACTTCTGTATAATATTCACCTATTGAGTTGATTACCAAAGAACTACTTGTAGCATCAGTTATGGGTGTACCATCTTTATACCACTGGTAGGCAGGAGCAGTTGCCGTAGTACTTACAGAAAGTGTTTTGGTTTGAGAGGGCAATAGCACAATATTTTCAGCATTCTGTCTAGATACCTCAAAAGAACCTGCGCTTCTAAGAACGACCGCTGATGAACGCTCTGCACAGGCTGAAGCACCTCCAATTTGAACTTCGTAACTCCCTTCAAATCCATCTACCCCTGTGTTTATGGCAAGGGTGGACGCTTCTAAAGTTGGCCCGCTTATTATGTTTCCATCTTTATACCACGTATAGGTTAGGCCCATACCTGTAATATTGGCTTCCAGCGTATACGAATCACCGGGACAAAGCTCTACGTCGCTATCTCCATTGATGGCAATGCCCAAACTGCTACCATTGCTTATTTCAATGGTATTGGAAAGGGTATTGGCAGAACCAGAACATACAGAACCATAATCCAACTCCACATAATACATGCCTGGGGTTGAAACTGTGATACTTTCTGTTTTTTGTGGCAAAAGCGTGCCGCTTCTGTACCAGTTGTATTGATATGTGTTTGCATTGGGAATATTGTGTGGCTTCAGGGTGACCGAACCACCATCACAGATTTGTATTACTCCTCCAGCAGGAATGCTTCCACTCCCATTTTCACTGATGAGCAATGGTAAATTGTAATCAATATAGTACATGGAATAAGCGTCAGAAGCTGGACTGGTTTTAGCCGGACTGGTACTTCTAACCCTAAATTTGTAGCCTTCGCCACGGATATCATCAGGAAGCGCAAACTCAAATTCGAAATCAAAAATGGTATTTTTGTCAGATACACGGGCCAATTCCCTTGGAGAGCCAAAGTTTCCGTAAGAATCAGAAAGCTCCAGAATGAACTCGTTGTTGGAGTCTACCAAGGGGGGACTCCAAGTAAAGTTCACAAAGTATTCGTTGAAATTGCTTGAGGCACATGCTGCGGTCCAGGCCGAGTTTCCGGCCAAGTTGGGATTGTCCGCGGCAGTAGGTTTGTTGAGCACTTGGGCCACCAAAGAGGAGGTGCCCATCAGCATCATGGCCATGGCCAGAACTAGAATGCCATACGTTGAACTACTTTTTTTCATCAGCGTTAGTTTTAAGAGGTTGAGGGCAATGTTTTGCCCGTTAGTTTGTGCCCCTTAATTTCGTTAGTTCGTTGCAGCGCTGTTCTGGCGCCACTTTTTCATATA
Encoded here:
- a CDS encoding gliding motility-associated C-terminal domain-containing protein; this translates as MKKSSSTYGILVLAMAMMLMGTSSLVAQVLNKPTAADNPNLAGNSAWTAACASSNFNEYFVNFTWSPPLVDSNNEFILELSDSYGNFGSPRELARVSDKNTIFDFEFEFALPDDIRGEGYKFRVRSTSPAKTSPASDAYSMYYIDYNLPLLISENGSGSIPAGGVIQICDGGSVTLKPHNIPNANTYQYNWYRSGTLLPQKTESITVSTPGMYYVELDYGSVCSGSANTLSNTIEISNGSSLGIAINGDSDVELCPGDSYTLEANITGMGLTYTWYKDGNIISGPTLEASTLAINTGVDGFEGSYEVQIGGASACAERSSAVVLRSAGSFEVSRQNAENIVLLPSQTKTLSVSTTATAPAYQWYKDGTPITDATSSSLVINSIGEYYTEVTDNGGSCASGPKASETTTIVSPDSFELEIEFIGAYSDCENTDATISLSAVNAVSDNGAKTDVTSELESAFTYQWKLDGATISDETSKTITVSNHEKNGAYKLDGTLDGFNATSNTLNVKLTSNQNLSISANGTVLCEGGEAITLTSSQDLSDQTFEWKKDGQIIDTSSESFSVNEIGVYQLVIRTNDCPMVSNEVTIRAFDESLLVLDKPKDLIIIEGETETITASGADSYKWYDANNNLIATQDSYGFQEEGQYLLVASFGSCTVSRVITVTYRDMFAIPNVVTANGDGINDLWVLPNTYSRDQNVLVTIFNERGEQVFSQTAYANNWPQSTMAFNKPSMIFYYKISRGGKALKQGTITVIK
- a CDS encoding PorP/SprF family type IX secretion system membrane protein; this encodes MQTKKPILLLTSFLLLFFSATMVHGQEEDPFVPYNIPSQNLLKFNRFLLNPTFSTVREDKSYINLFHRNQSVSFDDNNQVYFLSYSGRVSDRSGVGLSLFTNREGLFNNFGVHANYAYGVRLGEESTFTFGANFSYYQSAFNQDRANAVEDDPFLNTLESSSLVSFQPGFNFSFGKFDIGGFAENLFDYNLKTSESVTDFAEKTYSGHLQYTHQFENGAGIMEQARLMPLARVRKVGDENLVLGGNLILDLPKLGWIQAGYDDFYGASAGLGFNLNKNLSLGYTVEKGLSNNFENFGVSHEISLAYSFTPNLTEDRVMLEQEGEELVENEDVPQDSLNITEKDLEIAELKEKLAENDAILDELLMRQDSIETTRRQDLEKRFETVMKMVRRETRGEDPQLEEKAKEVYFANMDSADLVTTKKQPLANHGLSNTTAAKKVIRLNDDGAKSRVASTSGVKKDKTIRAKRTSKTHFKSHAIPNVTSGHYLIANVFRNEDNATAFVEKLQSQGIDAGYFTNPKNGLNYVYLDGYKEKKEALNAYHSNLNGSYQGDAWVMNVNDGNQGFGGFSSTADTQDSKYDDNVLHKNVAKTMLGKSKASYKTYKIGGIGSGYYIIANVFESSSSANRFVKELNAKGLNASYFINPEDNYRYVYLKKHETWNNALTSYYSKLNASYDDEMWILRVKPNYNS